From one Xyrauchen texanus isolate HMW12.3.18 chromosome 17, RBS_HiC_50CHRs, whole genome shotgun sequence genomic stretch:
- the LOC127658200 gene encoding histone-lysine N-methyltransferase ASH1L-like isoform X4, protein MDKKKQKTALPPRPEREEQNERTEDRKKMRKTKVAEREASSKSTNSELQQQLTRQEELIESDQSEGDIRMNLGFGAKRTKKPPKSLENFICRPTVRVSQRPTHGDGYGSCGVEASSSQNTGANKSHRETQKKDNKDCVSSKASTISNLSNPLPTSSKKADSAPVNTATKKATSKQSRKTDSKSLLTSDGPSYAFQPQTESKVLLSDRITSSTPLKPPVAPSPPSSLQQNSSPQDGTQFLNVEREKVEDLPTGATVTASLSSKNMTLKAQKSSSSLENVSERTLFPISCSEDLLPLKQSYPPKETFKIRESNVENVLNGNGKEDGKHDGNSTGSKNTYSRVNSKKSKENNLVHQPSSSIKKPSLLPALDKYAVSSTPENSTCTPELPERRRNKKHNESGDIDGTKKKAMEPAQTIPVDVQPKDCSRVGHIIDKNKKRNRHCLNQGEEQCSSQTTICADSQFKTDISFTDKSSSDEPSQPKQNTNPQKKQKVVKITKMADKMETMDLVKTANVSSTACMSQTFKLKKIPSMKSSKALSSPQCKPGTVGRTPKSKQLQNPSLRSEISALEPQPKRRGRPKMIRLDESSQGCTPNKIPIREHSHFPDPEIDMQLPKPMQRKRDCPKRSFSVQAQSSESQYSTSVKKGAEDNLKPTLFKAKDTPMSSKRNRLIMKTIMKNINKMKVKKKDQVLTQFLSGQRQCRKAHFAQKNNAGDADGSVSDATHSLSSLVSSFGGKLGPQINVSKHGTIYIGKRRGRKPKSQRENSCQVSEQILLQKSQKIKSSNKLNSWSTLGEQIHSFDSQSAVSSSPNLFKYIKSSSTTIGSFRKKLYPGNCEYGPHSAPKVTSSQKVKAMLEEKSKSHSSLQSTPLPPATTQLGSVGMQDCRTAHLARSVLMEQELLKHKCHRKGNNCLSREKIRTHKHTFKRKCHQLRAKRQDPAFLAEIEDLVVRLSEIRIVHHIAQGGNEVKTGGSKSMKGKGHHHVLQCLPQNLHHPAMFQINFSGYYSPHSDFSRDSRHYVRMADFKRNNRCPSEPSEHIVTHCPVVHKLGFPLSGTGCYYPPYKMPLSTTSFGFGLYRGYPASATIYPSSPFLASYVHPYSKTPILSPTKFHKRKHKCLRRDSVFCGGKAEGTYSNVTSHPSSDWFRINSWQREDDREQGRDKMLVDDRRSTRREREGLECLLGQSRLRKDNLNRRASSSNSPCSFSMLTNKADKHKTSLPSYIGPAHLKTIPKVRWTEHQHPWRWKGSVPVEQSNSNLNQEAKSGYQEEEDTIEGPESDKDIPSPPLLKRTIRHHTFLKNPNLISSAYSRQTVQRGTGEVHCTSKDLMRPGRTLIKEPCSAGDKILSESFQPGSQLFHVHHQHGSYSFTEGQERAGKKARHKISQTLFQKSLISPFAPRTVPQISLSHSDCAKQTTHTKCKRKHVNKPETKVKRRGPGRPKKTPAPCFSPSLSIAPLHHRVTECPEKQRKGERGDDTALYVMESVAQGEKRKGKKRKAGAHVDRGEDVAESQEPSDSHFGPSSPYHDPSVSVHNQSERSSTMPPDKKYEWAGLFSDVYKSAETFNKECDKSSVYSPTQHSQSVPTSKHRVP, encoded by the exons ATGGATAAGAAAAAGCAAAAGACAGCACTTCCACCAAGACCGGAGAGAGAAGAACAGAATGAAAGGACTGAAGACAGGAAGAAGATGAGGAAAACCAAGGTGGCTGAAAGAGAAGCTTCCTCAAAGAGCACTAATAGTGAGCTTCAGCAGCAACTGACCAGGCAGGAGGAGTTAATAGAGTCTGACCAGTCAGAGGGGGATATAAGAATGAATTTAGGGTTTGGAGCTAAACGAACCAAGAAGCCTCCAAAGAGCCTTGAGAACTTTATTTGCAGGCCCACAGTAAGGGTCTCTCAGAGGCCTACACATGGAGATGGCTATGGTTCATGTGGAGTTGAAGCTTCCAGTTCTCAGAACACAGGGGCCAACAAGTCACATCGAGAGACTCAGAAAAAAGATAACAAAGATTGCGTTTCTTCAAAAGCTTCCACAATTTCGAATCTGTCAAATCCATTGCCCACCTCATCCAAAAAGGCTGACTCTGCACCTGTCAATACAGCCACTAAAAAG GCTACATCAAAACAGTCAAGGAAGACAGACTCAAAGTCATTATTAACATCAGATGGACCTTCGTATGCATTTCAACCACAGACAGAAAGCAAAGTACTCCTTTCCGACAGGATAACATCTTCCACCCCACTAAAGCCTCCAGTTGCACCTTCTCCACCCTCCTCATTACAACAAAACTCCAGTCCACAAGATGGCACccaatttttaaatgttgaaagaGAAAAGGTTGAAGATCTCCCTACCGGGGCAACAGTGACTGCTTCCCTCAGTTCAAAGAATATGACGCTGAAAGCTCAGAAGTCTTCTTCCAGTCTAGAAAATGTCAGTGAACGAACATTGTTTCCAATATCTTGTAGTGAGGATTTACTGCCCCTAAAGCAATCCTACCCTCCAAAGGAAACTTTCAAAATCAGGGAGAGtaatgttgaaaatgttttgaatggGAATGGAAAAGAGGATGGCAAACATGATGGAAATTCTACAGGTTCCAAAAACACATATAGTAGGGTAAACAGTAAAAAGAGTAAGGAAAACAATTTAGTGCATCAGCCAAGTTCCTCTATCAAAAAACCATCACTCCTTCCTGCTTTAGATAAATATGCTGTTTCATCAACTCCTGAAAACAGCACTTGTACACCAGAGTTACCAGAGAGAAGGAGGAACAAAAAGCATAATGAAAGTGGAGACATAGATGGCACCAAAAAAAAGGCCATGGAACCTGCCCAAACTATCCCTGTTGATGTCCAGCCAAAGGATTGCAGCAGGGTAGGGCATATCATTGACAAGAATAAAAAGAGAAATAGGCACTGCTTAAACCAGGGAGAAGAACAGTGTTCCTCTCAAACTACCATCTGTGCGGACTCACAATTTAAAACTGATATTTCTTTCACAGACAAATCATCAAGTGATGAGCCTTCACAACCCAAGCAAAACACCAACCCACAGAAGAAACAGAAAGTTGTTAAAATTACAAAGATGGCAGACAAAATGGAGACGATGGATCTGGTGAAGACTGCTAATGTTAGTTCCACTGCATGTATGTCCCAaacatttaaacttaaaaaaatacctTCCATGAAGTCCTCAAAAGCATTATCATCACCGCAGTGCAAACCGGGAACAGTTGGACGAACTCCTAAATCTAAACAACTGCAAAATCCATCACTCAGATCAGAAATCTCAGCCCTTGAACCGCAGCCCAAGAGAAGAGGTCGCCCAAAAATGATCAGGTTGGATGAATCTTCTCAGGGATGTACACCTAATAAGATCCCCATACGTGAACACTCTCATTTCCCTGACCCAGAGATTGACATGCAACTCCCAAAGCCCATGCAAAGAAAACGAGATTGCCCCAAACGTTCCTTCTCTGTTCAGGCACAGAGTTCTGAGTCACAATACTCCACGTCTGTGAAGAAGGGGGCAGAAGATAATCTTAAACCCACCTTGTTCAAAGCTAAAGACACTCCAATGTCCAGCAaaagaaatagattgataatgaaaacaattatgaaaaatatCAATAAGATGAAAGTGAAGAAGAAGGATCAGGTGCTCACACAATTTCTTTCAGGGCAAAGACAATGTCGCAAAGCACATTTTGCTCAAAAAAATAATGCTGGAGATGCAGATGGTTCAGTTTCAGATGCTACACACTCTTTATCCTCTCTTGTATCATCTTTTGGGGGGAAACTTGGTCCACAAATTAATGTGAGCAAACATGGAACTATCTACATAGGAAAGAGGAGAGGTCGTAAACCTAAATCTCAAAGGGAAAATTCTTGCCAAGTCTCTGAACAAATTCTGCTTCAAAAGTCTCAGAAAATAAAGTCTTCAAATAAGTTGAACTCTTGGTCCACTCTTGGGGAACAAATCCATTCATTTGATAGTCAGTCTGCTGTTAGTAGCTCCCCCaacttatttaaatatattaagtcCTCTTCGACCACTATTGGTTCTTTCCGAAAAAAGCTTTATCCTGGCAACTGTGAGTACGGTCCACATTCTGCTCCAAAGGTAACAAGTTCCCAGAAAGTTAAAGCAATGCTTGAAGAAAAATCTAAATCTCATTCCTCTTTGCAATCAACACCACTCCCTCCAGCCACAACCCAATTAGGCTCTGTTGGGATGCAAGACTGCAGAACGGCACATCTTGCCCGATCCGTTTTGATGGAGCAAGAACTACTCAAACACAAGTGCCATAGAAAAGGTAATAATTGCTTGAGCCGTGAAAAGATAaggacacataaacacacatttaagAGAAAATGTCATCAACTCAGGGCCAAAAGGCAAGACCCAGCCTTTCTAGCAGAGATTGAGGACTTGGTGGTCAGACTCAGTGAGATTCGTATTGTGCATCATATTGCTCAGGGAGGGAATGAAGTGAAAACTGGTGGAAGTAAGAGTATGAAAGGGAAAGGTCACCATCATGTTCTTCAGTGTCTGCCTCAAAACCTTCACCACCCTGCCATGTTTCAAATCAACTTCAGCGGTTACTACTCACCTCATTCTGACTTTTCCCGTGACTCTCGGCATTATGTCAGAATGGctgattttaaaagaaacaacagGTGCCCCTCAGAGCCAAGTGAACATATTGTCACACATTGTCCGGTGGTACACAAACTCGGGTTTCCACTGTCAGGAACTGGATGTTACTACCCACCCTACAAAATGCCTCTCTCAACCACCTCATTTGGTTTTGGACTTTACAGAGGATACCCTGCATCTGCAACTATTTACCCTTCTTCACCTTTTTTAGCCTCTTATGTGCACCCCTACTCCAAAACTCCTATTTTAAGCCCAACAAAGTTCCATAAAAGGAAGCACAAGTGTCTGAGACGTGACTCTGTGTTTTGTGGAGGGAAGGCAGAGGGGACATACTCTAATGTAACTTCTCATCCATCAAGTGACTGGTTCAGGATAAATAGCTGGCAAAGGGAAGATGACAGAGAGCAGGGCAGAGATAAAATGCTTGTTGATGACAGGCGTAGtacaagaagagagagagaaggattaGAGTGTTTGCTAGGACAAAGTAGACTCAGAAAAGATAATCTAAACAGAAGAGCTTCGTCCTCTAATTCCCCATGCTCTTTCTCAATGCTTACCAATAAAgcagacaaacacaaaacctcactcccatcatATATAGGACCAGCACACCTGAAAACGATACCAAAGGTTAGGTGGACAGAGCATCAGCATCCATGGAGGTGGAAAGGGAGTGTTCCAGTTGAACAGAGTAACAGCAACCTAAACCAAGAAGCTAAGTCAGGGTACCAGGAGGAGGAAGACACTATAGAAGGTCCAGAGAGTGATAAAGACATTCCATCACCGCCCCTATTAAAAAGAACAATCCGCCATCACACTTTCCTAAAGAATCCCAACCTAATCAGCAGCGCGTACAGTCGACAGACCGTCCAGAGGGGCACTGGTGAAGTTCATTGTACTTCAAAAGATTTGATGAGACCTGGAAGAACACTGATCAAGGAGCCTTGCTCTGCTGGAGACAAAATATTATCAG agagTTTCCAGCCTGGCAGTCAACTCTTCCATGTACACCATCAGCATGGTAGTTACTCTTTTACTGAAGGACAAGAGAGAGCAGGAAAAAAGGCAAGACACAAAATAAGCCAGACTCTCTTTCAGAAATCTCTTATCAGCCCCTTTGCCCCTAGAACTGTCCCCCAAATCAGCCTTTCTCATTCAGACTGTGCTAAACAGACTACACATACCAAGTGTAAGCGGAAACATGTTAACAAACCAGAAACCAAAGTGAAGAGAAGGGGACCTGGGCGACCAAAGAAAACCCCTGCACCATGTTTTTCTCCATCTTTATCAATTGCACCTTTACATCACAGAGTCACAGAGTGTCCAGAAAAGCAAAGGAAAGGGGAAAGAGGTGATGACACAGCACTCTATGTAATGGAATCCGTTGCTCAAGGTGAGAAAcggaaaggaaagaaaagaaaagctggAGCGCATGTAGACAGGGGAGAAGATGTAGCTGAGAGCCAGGAGCCCTCAGATTCACACTTCGGTCCATCCTCACCATATCATGATCCATCAGTTTCTGTACACAATCAATCAGAGAGGAGCTCTACCATGCCACCTGACAAGAAATATGAGTGGGCAGGGCTTTTCTCAGATGTATATAAAAGCGCAGA AACTTTCAACAAGGAGTGTGACAAATCATCTGTCTATTCTCCCACACAGCACTCCCAGTCTGTCCCCACCAGTAAACACAGAGTGCCTTGA
- the LOC127658200 gene encoding histone-lysine N-methyltransferase ASH1L-like isoform X3: protein MDKKKQKTALPPRPEREEQNERTEDRKKMRKTKVAEREASSKSTNSELQQQLTRQEELIESDQSEGDIRMNLGFGAKRTKKPPKSLENFICRPTVRVSQRPTHGDGYGSCGVEASSSQNTGANKSHRETQKKDNKDCVSSKASTISNLSNPLPTSSKKADSAPVNTATKKATSKQSRKTDSKSLLTSDGPSYAFQPQTESKVLLSDRITSSTPLKPPVAPSPPSSLQQNSSPQDGTQFLNVEREKVEDLPTGATVTASLSSKNMTLKAQKSSSSLENVSERTLFPISCSEDLLPLKQSYPPKETFKIRESNVENVLNGNGKEDGKHDGNSTGSKNTYSRVNSKKSKENNLVHQPSSSIKKPSLLPALDKYAVSSTPENSTCTPELPERRRNKKHNESGDIDGTKKKAMEPAQTIPVDVQPKDCSRVGHIIDKNKKRNRHCLNQGEEQCSSQTTICADSQFKTDISFTDKSSSDEPSQPKQNTNPQKKQKVVKITKMADKMETMDLVKTANVSSTACMSQTFKLKKIPSMKSSKALSSPQCKPGTVGRTPKSKQLQNPSLRSEISALEPQPKRRGRPKMIRLDESSQGCTPNKIPIREHSHFPDPEIDMQLPKPMQRKRDCPKRSFSVQAQSSESQYSTSVKKGAEDNLKPTLFKAKDTPMSSKRNRLIMKTIMKNINKMKVKKKDQVLTQFLSGQRQCRKAHFAQKNNAGDADGSVSDATHSLSSLVSSFGGKLGPQINVSKHGTIYIGKRRGRKPKSQRENSCQVSEQILLQKSQKIKSSNKLNSWSTLGEQIHSFDSQSAVSSSPNLFKYIKSSSTTIGSFRKKLYPGNCEYGPHSAPKVTSSQKVKAMLEEKSKSHSSLQSTPLPPATTQLGSVGMQDCRTAHLARSVLMEQELLKHKCHRKGNNCLSREKIRTHKHTFKRKCHQLRAKRQDPAFLAEIEDLVVRLSEIRIVHHIAQGGNEVKTGGSKSMKGKGHHHVLQCLPQNLHHPAMFQINFSGYYSPHSDFSRDSRHYVRMADFKRNNRCPSEPSEHIVTHCPVVHKLGFPLSGTGCYYPPYKMPLSTTSFGFGLYRGYPASATIYPSSPFLASYVHPYSKTPILSPTKFHKRKHKCLRRDSVFCGGKAEGTYSNVTSHPSSDWFRINSWQREDDREQGRDKMLVDDRRSTRREREGLECLLGQSRLRKDNLNRRASSSNSPCSFSMLTNKADKHKTSLPSYIGPAHLKTIPKVRWTEHQHPWRWKGSVPVEQSNSNLNQEAKSGYQEEEDTIEGPESDKDIPSPPLLKRTIRHHTFLKNPNLISSAYSRQTVQRGTGEVHCTSKDLMRPGRTLIKEPCSAGDKILSESFQPGSQLFHVHHQHGSYSFTEGQERAGKKARHKISQTLFQKSLISPFAPRTVPQISLSHSDCAKQTTHTKCKRKHVNKPETKVKRRGPGRPKKTPAPCFSPSLSIAPLHHRVTECPEKQRKGERGDDTALYVMESVAQGEKRKGKKRKAGAHVDRGEDVAESQEPSDSHFGPSSPYHDPSVSVHNQSERSSTMPPDKKYEWAGLFSDVYKSADTPSLSPPVNTECLEYDPEEHEHGLFPAPIHESI, encoded by the exons ATGGATAAGAAAAAGCAAAAGACAGCACTTCCACCAAGACCGGAGAGAGAAGAACAGAATGAAAGGACTGAAGACAGGAAGAAGATGAGGAAAACCAAGGTGGCTGAAAGAGAAGCTTCCTCAAAGAGCACTAATAGTGAGCTTCAGCAGCAACTGACCAGGCAGGAGGAGTTAATAGAGTCTGACCAGTCAGAGGGGGATATAAGAATGAATTTAGGGTTTGGAGCTAAACGAACCAAGAAGCCTCCAAAGAGCCTTGAGAACTTTATTTGCAGGCCCACAGTAAGGGTCTCTCAGAGGCCTACACATGGAGATGGCTATGGTTCATGTGGAGTTGAAGCTTCCAGTTCTCAGAACACAGGGGCCAACAAGTCACATCGAGAGACTCAGAAAAAAGATAACAAAGATTGCGTTTCTTCAAAAGCTTCCACAATTTCGAATCTGTCAAATCCATTGCCCACCTCATCCAAAAAGGCTGACTCTGCACCTGTCAATACAGCCACTAAAAAG GCTACATCAAAACAGTCAAGGAAGACAGACTCAAAGTCATTATTAACATCAGATGGACCTTCGTATGCATTTCAACCACAGACAGAAAGCAAAGTACTCCTTTCCGACAGGATAACATCTTCCACCCCACTAAAGCCTCCAGTTGCACCTTCTCCACCCTCCTCATTACAACAAAACTCCAGTCCACAAGATGGCACccaatttttaaatgttgaaagaGAAAAGGTTGAAGATCTCCCTACCGGGGCAACAGTGACTGCTTCCCTCAGTTCAAAGAATATGACGCTGAAAGCTCAGAAGTCTTCTTCCAGTCTAGAAAATGTCAGTGAACGAACATTGTTTCCAATATCTTGTAGTGAGGATTTACTGCCCCTAAAGCAATCCTACCCTCCAAAGGAAACTTTCAAAATCAGGGAGAGtaatgttgaaaatgttttgaatggGAATGGAAAAGAGGATGGCAAACATGATGGAAATTCTACAGGTTCCAAAAACACATATAGTAGGGTAAACAGTAAAAAGAGTAAGGAAAACAATTTAGTGCATCAGCCAAGTTCCTCTATCAAAAAACCATCACTCCTTCCTGCTTTAGATAAATATGCTGTTTCATCAACTCCTGAAAACAGCACTTGTACACCAGAGTTACCAGAGAGAAGGAGGAACAAAAAGCATAATGAAAGTGGAGACATAGATGGCACCAAAAAAAAGGCCATGGAACCTGCCCAAACTATCCCTGTTGATGTCCAGCCAAAGGATTGCAGCAGGGTAGGGCATATCATTGACAAGAATAAAAAGAGAAATAGGCACTGCTTAAACCAGGGAGAAGAACAGTGTTCCTCTCAAACTACCATCTGTGCGGACTCACAATTTAAAACTGATATTTCTTTCACAGACAAATCATCAAGTGATGAGCCTTCACAACCCAAGCAAAACACCAACCCACAGAAGAAACAGAAAGTTGTTAAAATTACAAAGATGGCAGACAAAATGGAGACGATGGATCTGGTGAAGACTGCTAATGTTAGTTCCACTGCATGTATGTCCCAaacatttaaacttaaaaaaatacctTCCATGAAGTCCTCAAAAGCATTATCATCACCGCAGTGCAAACCGGGAACAGTTGGACGAACTCCTAAATCTAAACAACTGCAAAATCCATCACTCAGATCAGAAATCTCAGCCCTTGAACCGCAGCCCAAGAGAAGAGGTCGCCCAAAAATGATCAGGTTGGATGAATCTTCTCAGGGATGTACACCTAATAAGATCCCCATACGTGAACACTCTCATTTCCCTGACCCAGAGATTGACATGCAACTCCCAAAGCCCATGCAAAGAAAACGAGATTGCCCCAAACGTTCCTTCTCTGTTCAGGCACAGAGTTCTGAGTCACAATACTCCACGTCTGTGAAGAAGGGGGCAGAAGATAATCTTAAACCCACCTTGTTCAAAGCTAAAGACACTCCAATGTCCAGCAaaagaaatagattgataatgaaaacaattatgaaaaatatCAATAAGATGAAAGTGAAGAAGAAGGATCAGGTGCTCACACAATTTCTTTCAGGGCAAAGACAATGTCGCAAAGCACATTTTGCTCAAAAAAATAATGCTGGAGATGCAGATGGTTCAGTTTCAGATGCTACACACTCTTTATCCTCTCTTGTATCATCTTTTGGGGGGAAACTTGGTCCACAAATTAATGTGAGCAAACATGGAACTATCTACATAGGAAAGAGGAGAGGTCGTAAACCTAAATCTCAAAGGGAAAATTCTTGCCAAGTCTCTGAACAAATTCTGCTTCAAAAGTCTCAGAAAATAAAGTCTTCAAATAAGTTGAACTCTTGGTCCACTCTTGGGGAACAAATCCATTCATTTGATAGTCAGTCTGCTGTTAGTAGCTCCCCCaacttatttaaatatattaagtcCTCTTCGACCACTATTGGTTCTTTCCGAAAAAAGCTTTATCCTGGCAACTGTGAGTACGGTCCACATTCTGCTCCAAAGGTAACAAGTTCCCAGAAAGTTAAAGCAATGCTTGAAGAAAAATCTAAATCTCATTCCTCTTTGCAATCAACACCACTCCCTCCAGCCACAACCCAATTAGGCTCTGTTGGGATGCAAGACTGCAGAACGGCACATCTTGCCCGATCCGTTTTGATGGAGCAAGAACTACTCAAACACAAGTGCCATAGAAAAGGTAATAATTGCTTGAGCCGTGAAAAGATAaggacacataaacacacatttaagAGAAAATGTCATCAACTCAGGGCCAAAAGGCAAGACCCAGCCTTTCTAGCAGAGATTGAGGACTTGGTGGTCAGACTCAGTGAGATTCGTATTGTGCATCATATTGCTCAGGGAGGGAATGAAGTGAAAACTGGTGGAAGTAAGAGTATGAAAGGGAAAGGTCACCATCATGTTCTTCAGTGTCTGCCTCAAAACCTTCACCACCCTGCCATGTTTCAAATCAACTTCAGCGGTTACTACTCACCTCATTCTGACTTTTCCCGTGACTCTCGGCATTATGTCAGAATGGctgattttaaaagaaacaacagGTGCCCCTCAGAGCCAAGTGAACATATTGTCACACATTGTCCGGTGGTACACAAACTCGGGTTTCCACTGTCAGGAACTGGATGTTACTACCCACCCTACAAAATGCCTCTCTCAACCACCTCATTTGGTTTTGGACTTTACAGAGGATACCCTGCATCTGCAACTATTTACCCTTCTTCACCTTTTTTAGCCTCTTATGTGCACCCCTACTCCAAAACTCCTATTTTAAGCCCAACAAAGTTCCATAAAAGGAAGCACAAGTGTCTGAGACGTGACTCTGTGTTTTGTGGAGGGAAGGCAGAGGGGACATACTCTAATGTAACTTCTCATCCATCAAGTGACTGGTTCAGGATAAATAGCTGGCAAAGGGAAGATGACAGAGAGCAGGGCAGAGATAAAATGCTTGTTGATGACAGGCGTAGtacaagaagagagagagaaggattaGAGTGTTTGCTAGGACAAAGTAGACTCAGAAAAGATAATCTAAACAGAAGAGCTTCGTCCTCTAATTCCCCATGCTCTTTCTCAATGCTTACCAATAAAgcagacaaacacaaaacctcactcccatcatATATAGGACCAGCACACCTGAAAACGATACCAAAGGTTAGGTGGACAGAGCATCAGCATCCATGGAGGTGGAAAGGGAGTGTTCCAGTTGAACAGAGTAACAGCAACCTAAACCAAGAAGCTAAGTCAGGGTACCAGGAGGAGGAAGACACTATAGAAGGTCCAGAGAGTGATAAAGACATTCCATCACCGCCCCTATTAAAAAGAACAATCCGCCATCACACTTTCCTAAAGAATCCCAACCTAATCAGCAGCGCGTACAGTCGACAGACCGTCCAGAGGGGCACTGGTGAAGTTCATTGTACTTCAAAAGATTTGATGAGACCTGGAAGAACACTGATCAAGGAGCCTTGCTCTGCTGGAGACAAAATATTATCAG agagTTTCCAGCCTGGCAGTCAACTCTTCCATGTACACCATCAGCATGGTAGTTACTCTTTTACTGAAGGACAAGAGAGAGCAGGAAAAAAGGCAAGACACAAAATAAGCCAGACTCTCTTTCAGAAATCTCTTATCAGCCCCTTTGCCCCTAGAACTGTCCCCCAAATCAGCCTTTCTCATTCAGACTGTGCTAAACAGACTACACATACCAAGTGTAAGCGGAAACATGTTAACAAACCAGAAACCAAAGTGAAGAGAAGGGGACCTGGGCGACCAAAGAAAACCCCTGCACCATGTTTTTCTCCATCTTTATCAATTGCACCTTTACATCACAGAGTCACAGAGTGTCCAGAAAAGCAAAGGAAAGGGGAAAGAGGTGATGACACAGCACTCTATGTAATGGAATCCGTTGCTCAAGGTGAGAAAcggaaaggaaagaaaagaaaagctggAGCGCATGTAGACAGGGGAGAAGATGTAGCTGAGAGCCAGGAGCCCTCAGATTCACACTTCGGTCCATCCTCACCATATCATGATCCATCAGTTTCTGTACACAATCAATCAGAGAGGAGCTCTACCATGCCACCTGACAAGAAATATGAGTGGGCAGGGCTTTTCTCAGATGTATATAAAAGCGCAGA CACTCCCAGTCTGTCCCCACCAGTAAACACAGAGTGCCTTGAATATGATCCTGAGGAACACGAACATGGCCTCTTTCCTGCACCTATACAC